The following are encoded together in the Phyllopteryx taeniolatus isolate TA_2022b chromosome 21, UOR_Ptae_1.2, whole genome shotgun sequence genome:
- the LOC133471009 gene encoding CCN family member 4-like, giving the protein MSRLLLWILSAVGIQQASSQNSTATPPAVTWPYNRTQYCRWPCECPARPPACPPGVSLLTDGCDCCKACARQVGEECNEADTCDRHKGLYCDYSSDKPRYEKGSCAYTVGTGCEHDGVIYRNGQSFQPSCKYQCVCVNGAVGCVPLCTESRPPRVWCQNPRRVKVRGRCCDEWICDEPKRGRKTAPRHVAEAPPAELSGWHKNCVSRTTSWSPCSKTCGRGLSLRVSNANRRCEPVKESRLCNLRPCDVDIAKTIKAGKKCVNVYREERASNMSISGCTSTRRYRPKFCGVCTDERCCIPHKSKTVAVEFACPDGSAFSWKMMWVQACFCNLSCKNPNDIFAELENYYGYPEVMN; this is encoded by the exons ATGAGTCGCCTGCTTTTGTGGATTCTCAGTGCAGTCGGGATTCAGCAG GCCTCCTCCCAGAATTCCACTGCCACGCCGCCGGCGGTCACGTGGCCCTACAACCGCACGCAGTACTGCCGGTGGCCTTGCGAGTGTCCCGCCCGGCCCCCCGCCTGCCCGCCGGGCGTGAGCCTCCTGACGGACGGCTGCGACTGCTGCAAGGCGTGCGCCCGGCAGGTGGGCGAGGAGTGCAACGAGGCGGACACCTGCGACCGCCACAAGGGGCTGTACTGCGACTACAGCTCGGACAAGCCGAGGTACGAAAAGGGCTCGTGTGCAT ACACGGTCGGCACGGGCTGCGAGCACGACGGCGTCATCTACCGCAACGGCCAGAGTTTCCAGCCCAGCTGCAAGTACCAGTGCGTGTGCGTCAACGGCGCCGTCGGCTGCGTGCCGCTCTGCACCGAGTCCAGGCCGCCGCGCGTCTGGTGCCAGAACCCGCGCCGCGTCAAAGTGCGAGGGCGGTGCTGCGACGAGTGGATCTGCGACGAGCCCAAGAGGGGGCGCAAGACGGCGCCCAGACACGTCGCGGAGG CGCCCCCCGCCGAGCTGAGCGGCTGGCACAAGAACTGCGTGAGCCGGACCACGTCGTGGAGTCCCTGCTCCAAGACGTGCGGGCGCGGCCTGTCGCTGCGCGTCTCCAACGCCAACCGGCGCTGTGAGCCGGTCAAGGAGTCGCGCCTGTGCAACCTGAGGCCGTGCGACGTGGACATCGCCAAGACCATCAAG GCGGGCAAGAAGTGCGTGAACGTGTACCGCGAGGAGCGCGCATCCAACATGAGCATCTCGGGCTGCACCAGCACCAGGCGGTACCGGCCCAAGTTCTGCGGCGTGTGCACGGACGAGCGCTGCTGCATCCCGCACAAGTCCAAGACGGTGGCCGTGGAGTTCGCGTGCCCCGACGGCTCCGCGTTCTCCTGGAAGATGATGTGGGTGCAGGCCTGCTTCTGCAACCTCAGCTGCAAGAACCCCAACGACATCTTCGCCGAGCTGGAGAATTACTACGGCTACCCCGAGGTCATGAACTAA
- the ndrg1a gene encoding protein NDRG1a isoform X1, giving the protein MDDIQVVESKPLLVDRELPGLREAVQQLAIKEHDVETPYGRLHCTMRGVPKGERPVILTFHDIGLNHKTCWDSLFTHEDMAEILNHFAVCHVDALGQHEAANTFSTGYEYPTMDELSETLPLVLKHFGLKSVIGLGMGAGAYMLTKFALDYPKMVEGLVLININPCAEGWMDWAAHKITGWTHALPDLIISHLFGKEEIHNNQELVATYRHHILKDMNQFNLQLFIKAYESRRDLEIERPVPGSNVRTLKCPSLLVVGDSSPAVDAVVECNTKLDPTKATLLKMADCGGMPQVDQPGKLTEAFKYFIQGMGYMPSASMTRLLRSRTASGSSVTSAEGSRSRSHTHEGNRSRSHTNEGPRSRSHTADHQRGHAPAADAAPAVDQAMLKAPEVSC; this is encoded by the exons ATGGACGACATCCAGGTTGTTGAATCCAAACCTCTGCTGGTCGACAGGGAACTGCCC GGCCTGAGGGAGGCGGTGCAGCAGCTCGCTATCAAG GAGCACGATGTGGAGACCCCCTACGGAAGACTCCACTGCACCATGCGGGGGGTCCCCAAAGGGGAGCGGCCCGTCATCCTCACCTTCCACGACATCGGACTCAACC ACAAAACGTGCTGGGATTCGCTGTTCACCCACGAGGACATGGCGGAGATCCTGAACCACTTCGCCGTGTGTCACGTGGACGCCCTCGGCCAGCACGAGGCCGCTAACACCTTTTCCACTGG ctacGAGTATCCGACCATGGACGAACTCTCCGAGACGCTCCCGCTGGTGCTGAAGCATTTCGG GTTGAAGTCTGTTATTGGATTAGGGATGGGAGCCGGAGCCTACATGCTGACCAAATTCGCC cttGATTACCCGAAAATGGTGGAAGGTCTGGTGCTCATCAACATCAACCCGTGTGCCGAGGGCTGGATGGACTGGGCTGCGCACAAG ATCACCGGCTGGACCCACGCCTTGCCCGATCTGATCATCAGCCATCTCTTCGGCAAG GAGGAGATCCACAACAACCAGGAACTGGTGGCCACGTACCGCCACCACATCTTGAAGGACATGAACCAGTTCAACCTGCAGCTCTTCATCAAGGCCTACGAAAG tcGGAGGGACCTGGAGATCGAGAGGCCGGTCCCAGGAAGCAACGTCAGAACCCTCAA GTGTCCGTCCCTTCTGGTGGTTGGGGACAGCTCGCCTGCTGTGGACGCTGTG GTGGAGTGCaacaccaaactggaccccacAAAAGCGACCCTGCTTAAG ATGGCCGACTGTGGGGGCATGCCCCAGGTTGACCAG CCCGGCAAGCTGACAGAGGCGTTCAAGTACTTCATTCAGGGCATGGGATACA TGCCGTCCGCCAGCATGACCCGCCTGCTGCGCTCTCGCACGGCGTCGGGTTCCAGCGTGACGTCCGCCGAGGGCTCGCGTTCGCGCTCGCACACCCACGAGGGCAACCGCTCGCGCTCGCACACCAACGAGGGCCCGCGCTCGCGGTCCCACACGGCCGACCACCAGCGGGGCCACGCCCCCGCGGCCGACGCCGCCCCCGCCGTGGACCAGGCCATGCTCAAGGCCCCCGAAGTGTCTTGTTAA
- the ndrg1a gene encoding protein NDRG1a isoform X3, translated as MRGVPKGERPVILTFHDIGLNHKTCWDSLFTHEDMAEILNHFAVCHVDALGQHEAANTFSTGYEYPTMDELSETLPLVLKHFGLKSVIGLGMGAGAYMLTKFALDYPKMVEGLVLININPCAEGWMDWAAHKITGWTHALPDLIISHLFGKEEIHNNQELVATYRHHILKDMNQFNLQLFIKAYESRRDLEIERPVPGSNVRTLKCPSLLVVGDSSPAVDAVVECNTKLDPTKATLLKMADCGGMPQVDQPGKLTEAFKYFIQGMGYMPSASMTRLLRSRTASGSSVTSAEGSRSRSHTHEGNRSRSHTNEGPRSRSHTADHQRGHAPAADAAPAVDQAMLKAPEVSC; from the exons ATGCGGGGGGTCCCCAAAGGGGAGCGGCCCGTCATCCTCACCTTCCACGACATCGGACTCAACC ACAAAACGTGCTGGGATTCGCTGTTCACCCACGAGGACATGGCGGAGATCCTGAACCACTTCGCCGTGTGTCACGTGGACGCCCTCGGCCAGCACGAGGCCGCTAACACCTTTTCCACTGG ctacGAGTATCCGACCATGGACGAACTCTCCGAGACGCTCCCGCTGGTGCTGAAGCATTTCGG GTTGAAGTCTGTTATTGGATTAGGGATGGGAGCCGGAGCCTACATGCTGACCAAATTCGCC cttGATTACCCGAAAATGGTGGAAGGTCTGGTGCTCATCAACATCAACCCGTGTGCCGAGGGCTGGATGGACTGGGCTGCGCACAAG ATCACCGGCTGGACCCACGCCTTGCCCGATCTGATCATCAGCCATCTCTTCGGCAAG GAGGAGATCCACAACAACCAGGAACTGGTGGCCACGTACCGCCACCACATCTTGAAGGACATGAACCAGTTCAACCTGCAGCTCTTCATCAAGGCCTACGAAAG tcGGAGGGACCTGGAGATCGAGAGGCCGGTCCCAGGAAGCAACGTCAGAACCCTCAA GTGTCCGTCCCTTCTGGTGGTTGGGGACAGCTCGCCTGCTGTGGACGCTGTG GTGGAGTGCaacaccaaactggaccccacAAAAGCGACCCTGCTTAAG ATGGCCGACTGTGGGGGCATGCCCCAGGTTGACCAG CCCGGCAAGCTGACAGAGGCGTTCAAGTACTTCATTCAGGGCATGGGATACA TGCCGTCCGCCAGCATGACCCGCCTGCTGCGCTCTCGCACGGCGTCGGGTTCCAGCGTGACGTCCGCCGAGGGCTCGCGTTCGCGCTCGCACACCCACGAGGGCAACCGCTCGCGCTCGCACACCAACGAGGGCCCGCGCTCGCGGTCCCACACGGCCGACCACCAGCGGGGCCACGCCCCCGCGGCCGACGCCGCCCCCGCCGTGGACCAGGCCATGCTCAAGGCCCCCGAAGTGTCTTGTTAA
- the ndrg1a gene encoding protein NDRG1a isoform X2 → MVLDDSDVEMIVTDEVAEHDVETPYGRLHCTMRGVPKGERPVILTFHDIGLNHKTCWDSLFTHEDMAEILNHFAVCHVDALGQHEAANTFSTGYEYPTMDELSETLPLVLKHFGLKSVIGLGMGAGAYMLTKFALDYPKMVEGLVLININPCAEGWMDWAAHKITGWTHALPDLIISHLFGKEEIHNNQELVATYRHHILKDMNQFNLQLFIKAYESRRDLEIERPVPGSNVRTLKCPSLLVVGDSSPAVDAVVECNTKLDPTKATLLKMADCGGMPQVDQPGKLTEAFKYFIQGMGYMPSASMTRLLRSRTASGSSVTSAEGSRSRSHTHEGNRSRSHTNEGPRSRSHTADHQRGHAPAADAAPAVDQAMLKAPEVSC, encoded by the exons ATGGTTCTGGACGATTCCGACGTGGAGATGATTGTGACTGACGAAGTTGCT GAGCACGATGTGGAGACCCCCTACGGAAGACTCCACTGCACCATGCGGGGGGTCCCCAAAGGGGAGCGGCCCGTCATCCTCACCTTCCACGACATCGGACTCAACC ACAAAACGTGCTGGGATTCGCTGTTCACCCACGAGGACATGGCGGAGATCCTGAACCACTTCGCCGTGTGTCACGTGGACGCCCTCGGCCAGCACGAGGCCGCTAACACCTTTTCCACTGG ctacGAGTATCCGACCATGGACGAACTCTCCGAGACGCTCCCGCTGGTGCTGAAGCATTTCGG GTTGAAGTCTGTTATTGGATTAGGGATGGGAGCCGGAGCCTACATGCTGACCAAATTCGCC cttGATTACCCGAAAATGGTGGAAGGTCTGGTGCTCATCAACATCAACCCGTGTGCCGAGGGCTGGATGGACTGGGCTGCGCACAAG ATCACCGGCTGGACCCACGCCTTGCCCGATCTGATCATCAGCCATCTCTTCGGCAAG GAGGAGATCCACAACAACCAGGAACTGGTGGCCACGTACCGCCACCACATCTTGAAGGACATGAACCAGTTCAACCTGCAGCTCTTCATCAAGGCCTACGAAAG tcGGAGGGACCTGGAGATCGAGAGGCCGGTCCCAGGAAGCAACGTCAGAACCCTCAA GTGTCCGTCCCTTCTGGTGGTTGGGGACAGCTCGCCTGCTGTGGACGCTGTG GTGGAGTGCaacaccaaactggaccccacAAAAGCGACCCTGCTTAAG ATGGCCGACTGTGGGGGCATGCCCCAGGTTGACCAG CCCGGCAAGCTGACAGAGGCGTTCAAGTACTTCATTCAGGGCATGGGATACA TGCCGTCCGCCAGCATGACCCGCCTGCTGCGCTCTCGCACGGCGTCGGGTTCCAGCGTGACGTCCGCCGAGGGCTCGCGTTCGCGCTCGCACACCCACGAGGGCAACCGCTCGCGCTCGCACACCAACGAGGGCCCGCGCTCGCGGTCCCACACGGCCGACCACCAGCGGGGCCACGCCCCCGCGGCCGACGCCGCCCCCGCCGTGGACCAGGCCATGCTCAAGGCCCCCGAAGTGTCTTGTTAA